Part of the Rhinoderma darwinii isolate aRhiDar2 chromosome 2, aRhiDar2.hap1, whole genome shotgun sequence genome, AAGAAATTATTTCACTTTCCAAATAATCCTGTTAGATCTAATTTATCTATACTTGGTGGTTCATAACAGAAGATGCCTGACTGAAGCTATCACACCGATATAAGGCTTATTACAAGACCGTTTTAAgaactgtactgtaacgagccatgcacctctgtgacaatcacatgaccaggacagatctcCTGCCATTGGAAACAATGAAGATTCCCattcaatgcaaaaataaaaaaacggagGAATTGATGCACAAAGTTTATTTGGGAAGAAAATACTGGAACAGGAATAGCACTTTATAGGAAATGGTCGTGACAAGAGTTCCTCTTTTCAGGTTTGACTACACTGGATGTGGAAACTCTGAGGGGAATATGAAAGAGTGCACTGTTGGAAAATGGAAGAAAGATGTACTTTCAATTCTGGATGACTTGTCTGAAGGACCACAAGTTAGTTTGCCATGGCTTAGGCTTTCCTGTTAAGACGTTATTTTACGATTACAatttttataatacattttatGCGTGtatatggtaaaaccttcttgaGGTGTCCCAAAAATTGCAGTGAAAATTATCttctagaagggggggggggtcctctcaaAGAACAACACCAATATACATAGGATAGAAGTCCCAGTACAATCAGGTCTAGATCTGAGGTGGTCTTCTTATAGAGGTGGTCTTATGGAGAATAAAATATTTTAGATAAGCAAGAAATATTAACCAATATAacatttcatctatttttttaatCAGCGTGGAATTTGATATTGCAATATCCTGCCATTATTTTGACTGTATTCCTAGACACCACAAACAATTTTTCAAACGTTAAAGGCAGGGTAGACAAAGAACATATCTCTCCTGCATAGGAACATAGACCATTAAAAGTAAATGAATAAAATCCGATGTGGTTGGGACATGAATCACCTCTATGTATGTCTGTtcagtaaggccttgttcacaaacTGCTgattcgctgcagattttgcatgtattttttttaagccaaaaccaggaacagaacctaaactggagaaatatataaaggaaggtcttATAGGTCTGCCCTTCTGGACCAATTCTGcactgtgaataaggccttattctatTTGCACTTTGTTTTTCGGTGGCCCTCTTTTTAACTTGCTTCTGTATTTTATCAGATATTAGTTGGATCAAGCATGGGAGGATGGCTTATGCTACTTGCTGCGCTTGCCCGGCCGGAGAAGATTGCAGCTCTCGTTGGTGTGGCCCCTGCTGCTGACCATTTTGTTACAGTATTTAATCAACTTCCATTAGAGGTACATGAACAGATTTCCATATAGTTTTGACAATTGGTACATgtttctaaaaagaaaaaaaaatgttgggacCTTTTAAGgctttgaaataatttttggttttttaaataaaaatgtctatcagtgtgtttggtgcaactttctaaatactttttattaaaaattattttaactttttgagatgcagctgctttgtattctgtatacagagcagctctaacaagcgctgaaacctgtatcggtcaggtcagcggcaatgactgattcagtgtcagcgggtccacgcaggatccacctgttatcgatcacatctaagttatgaacttagatgtgttcggtaacagctcgatctctGACCTGaccgatacaggttttagcactagatacagctgctgtctatacaggatacaaagcagctgtatctccttAAAGTAAATAATTTGCATAATAGAAAGCATACTTCAATATCAGGAACTTTGAACCCAAAATCAGACAACCGGTTACCAGCAAAGAGCAAAGTCTGAATATCGCTTTGCATTGTGTACTCAAAGAAAGACAAATAATCAATTATTCTTTCTATTTCCAGGAAAAGAAAGCAGCAGAGGAGGAAGGTGAATGGAAAATTGCCTCGAAATACAGCGAGGAGGGCTTTTATACTGTACCTTATTCTTTTATTAAAGAAGCCGAAAACCACTGTTTGTTAAATAGCCCTATACCCATAACTTATCCTGTACGACTCATTCATGGCATGAAAGATGAGGATGTGCCATGGCATGTGTCCTTGCAGATTGCTGACCGGGTACTGAGTACTGATGTAGATGTCATTCTCCGCAAACATGGCCGACATCGCATGAGTGAAAAAGAGGACATCAAACTTCTTGTGTACACAATTGATGATTTAATTGATAAACTGACCACTTTAGGGTAACTGACAAGAATCTGCACAGTAACAAACAGCTTTACTTACATGTGATGCTTCTTTTGAACATTGCACACTAGATGTTTGCACAAATAACGGCAAATAGTTATGTTTATGTAAAAGAGAAACCTCCTTTTTTACTATTTCACTTCAGTATTTCCTATGTTTTTATACTGCCAAAATATTCCTTTTTCTACTTCCCACAGTAAATGTGAATAGCTTTCTAAAACTGTACAGAATTGAATGAAAACACTATGGCATGTAATGTTTACAGAGAAATAAACTATATGTATAAACCTTACCTTCCGCCTCTTAAATTATGTGTATTCATGCCATCTTGTCTTCCGTGTggaatagtgatataactatccatccatccatccatctcatagccatctatccatctcatggccatctatccatctcatagccatctatccatctcatagccatctatccatctcatagccatctatccatctcatagccatctatccatctcatagccatctatccatctcatagccatctatccatctcatagccatctatccatctcatagccatctatccatctcatagccatctatccatctcatagccatctatccatctcatagccatctatccatctcatagccatctatccatctcatagccatctatccatctcatagccatctatccatctcatagccatctatccatctcatagccatctatccatctcatagccatctatccatctcatagccatctatccatctcatagccatctatccatctcatagccATCTATCcagacagcactccaaagtagTGAATGaaaagccatatcttttttatttttccgtcgatatagccatataagggcttaatTTTAGCggcacgagttgtagtttttcgtagcaccatttattgtgccatataatgtactaggaaacgggaaaaaaattatttgtggggtagaaaataaaaaaaaaacagcggttcctccattgtgttttgcccttcgtttttacggaattcactgtgcaattaaaacaacatgttaactttattctgtgggtcaatacgattacggcgataccaaatatatatatgttttttttctatattttacaagtaaaaacctaagtgtaaaaaattaaaattaattttgtgtcgccaaattccgagagccataactttttattctttttccgtcgattttaagtggtatgagggcttattttttgcgggataagctgtagtttttaatgatactattttggggtacatgcaacgttttgatccctttttatttcatttttttgtgggagatgaggtgaccaaacagagcgctttacaatatatatatttttttttttacggcgtagaccgtgcgggttaaataatgaaatattgtaatagttcagacttttacttaTGCGCCAAttatgttttaattattttttttttttactatgctctagggggaaaatgggaataggggggttttttgaacttttaatattttttaaatattttttttacataaaaaaacaaactattttacaaatttttactttatttttttatttgttcccctaggggacttcaaccagcgattgttagatcgcttgcactatatactgcaatactaatgtattgcagtatatcgtaattctGACAGGCTTCCATTAAGCAgtacttaataggagcacaaagatggcggacctgggggccttcattagccatagcaaccatcgccaccccgcgatgagctgtt contains:
- the ABHD10 gene encoding palmitoyl-protein thioesterase ABHD10, mitochondrial isoform X3, which gives rise to MKSRYKRARPQPEECGVWLDASQLKNKSHQAVIPCTSSRFNPLSRRQSTDSVLVEFTQTKPPPFFSKQTSMYSFYSPAGNRSKQHSIAEIDPFAHKTSPECEKSAQKAPNVMKPSPIVCRLKSSLQYLARKDLPKLAYQRLKGKSPGVIFLPGFASDMNGQKAVALEDFCKSLGHSFIRFDYTGCGNSEGNMKECTVGKWKKDVLSILDDLSEGPQILVGSSMGGWLMLLAALARPEKIAALVGVAPAADHFVTVFNQLPLEEKKAAEEEGEWKIASKYSEEGFYTVPYSFIKEAENHCLLNSPIPITYPVRLIHGMKDEDVPWHVSLQIADRVLSTDVDVILRKHGRHRMSEKEDIKLLVYTIDDLIDKLTTLG
- the ABHD10 gene encoding palmitoyl-protein thioesterase ABHD10, mitochondrial isoform X2, producing MASRALGRHHTWVLRLCRHGAAMLRPNVTVHPPVCRLKSSLQYLARKDLPKLAYQRLKGKSPGVIFLPGFASDMNGQKAVALEDFCKSLGHSFIRFDYTGCGNSEGNMKECTVGKWKKDVLSILDDLSEGPQILVGSSMGGWLMLLAALARPEKIAALVGVAPAADHFVTVFNQLPLEEKKAAEEEGEWKIASKYSEEGFYTVPYSFIKEAENHCLLNSPIPITYPVRLIHGMKDEDVPWHVSLQIADRVLSTDVDVILRKHGRHRMSEKEDIKLLVYTIDDLIDKLTTLG